A single region of the Dunckerocampus dactyliophorus isolate RoL2022-P2 chromosome 3, RoL_Ddac_1.1, whole genome shotgun sequence genome encodes:
- the nae1 gene encoding NEDD8-activating enzyme E1 regulatory subunit translates to MAATKASKEQKYDRQLRLWGDHGQEALENAHVCLINATATGTEILKNLVLPGIGAFTIVDGNTVSGEDVGNNFFLSNNSIGKNRAQAATELLQELNNDVSGNFVEESPDMLLDNNPEFFHRFTIVIGVQLPESTCLRLGSVLWSASVPFLLCKTYGLTGYMRLVVQEHTVIESHPDNALEDLRLDQPFAEFQKHIQSYDLDSMDKKDHSHTPWIVIVAKYLEKWLSENDSQPPRNHKEKEAFRQILREGTLKNENGVPEDEENFEEAIKNVNTALNPTKIPSVVKDLFNNDQCNNITSQTTSFWVMLRAVREFVHNEGQGSLPVRGTIPDMIADSQKFINLQNVYREKALQDAETVAGYVESLMQSVGKAPESITDKDIRLFCKNASFLRVVHCRSLAAEYSVDSVNRDEITSCMDNPDSEMVFYLMLRAVDRFYQQHSRYPGVYNYQVEEDISKLKLCVTSLLQEYNLNVNIKDDYVHEFCRYGAAEPHTVAAFMGGSAAQEAIKIISHQFVPFNNTFIYNAMSQTSATLQL, encoded by the exons ATGGCAGCCACAAAAGCCTCCAAAGAACAGAAATACGACAGGCAGCTCAG ATTATGGGGTGACCATGGTCAAGAAGCTCTAGAGAATGCCCACGTTTGTCTGATCAATGCTACAGCAACTGGGACAGAGATACTCAAAAACCTTGTGCTTCctg GTATTGGAGCTTTCACCATAGTTGATGGAAACACAGTTTCTGGGGAAGATGTAGGAAACAA TTTTTTCCTAAGCAACAACAGCATTGGAAAG AATAGAGCACAGGCTGCCACAGAGCTACTCCAAGAACTGAACAATGATGTGTCGGGTAACTTTGTTGAGGAG AGTCCTGACATGCTCCTTGATAACAATCCAGAGTTCTTCCATAGATTTACCATTGTTATCGGTGTACAGTTGCCTGAAAG CACATGTTTAAGGCTAGGTTCAGTTCTGTGGAGTGCATCGGTACCTTTCTTGCTTTGTAAAACGTATGGCCTTACTGGCTACATGAGGCTTGTGGTGCAGGAGCACACAG TGATTGAGTCACACCCCGACAACGCTTTGGAGGACCTGAGGTTAGACCAGCCCTTTGCTGAATTCCAGAAGCACATTCAGTCCTATGACCTTGACAGCATGGACAAAAAG GATCACAGTCACACACCTTGGATAGTCATTGTTGCTAAATACCTTGAAAAATGGCTCAGTGAG AATGACTCTCAGCCCCCCAGAAATCACAAAGAGAAAGAGGCCTTCAGACAAATTCTTCGGGAAG GAACCCTGAAGAATGAGAATGGTGTCCCAGAGGATGAGGAAAACTTTGAGGAAGCCATTAAGAATGTCAATACTGCTTTAAATCCTACCAAG ATCCCCAGTGTTGTGAAAGACCTATTCAATAATGATCAGTGTAACAACATAACATCACAG ACTACATCCTTCTGGGTGATGCTGCGAGCTGTGAGGGAGTTTGTACACAATGAAGGCCAAGGCAGCTTACCTGTGCGGGGGACCATACCAGACATGATTGCAGACTCACAGAAGTTTATCAATCTTCAGAATGT ttacagggaaaaggCCCTGCAGGATGCAGAAACTGTTGCCGGATATGTTGAGAGTCTGATGCAGTCTGTTGGAAAG gcACCTGAAAGCATAACTGACAAAGACATCAGACTCTTCT GCAAAAATGCGTCCTTCCTTCGGGTGGTGCACTGCAGATCTCTAGCAGCAGAGTACAGTGTGGATTCAGTTAACAGAGATGAAATAA CCTCATGCATGGACAATCCTGATAGTGAGATGGTATTCTACCTGATGCTTCGAGCTGTCGATCGCTTCTACCAGCAGCACTCCCGCTACCCTG GGGTGTATAACTACCAAGTAGAAGAAGACATCAGCAAGCTGAAACTGTGCGTCACCAGCCTGCTGCAGGAGTACAACCTCAATGTTAACATTAAGGATGATTATGTGCATGAGTT CTGTCGGTATGGCGCAGCAGAGCCACATACAGTTGCTGCATTTATGGGAG GCTCAGCTGCGCAAGAAGCCATAAAGATCATCAGCCACCAGTTTGTGCCCTTCAACAACACTTTCATCTATAATGCCATGTCACAGACCTCTGCTACTTTACAGCTGTGA
- the ca7 gene encoding carbonic anhydrase 7, with amino-acid sequence MTGNNWGYGKKDGPSVWHKNFPVAEGSRQSPIDIVPHQTSHDPSLGPILLNYDHCSSINISNNGHSVAVTFDDSDDRSVIQGGPLDNPYRLQQFHFHWGEKGCHGSEHTVAGNSYVSELHLVHWNAVKYKTFGEAAAAPDGLAVLGIFLETGDEHRWLHTITDALYMVKFKGTVTDFKSFNPKCLLPSSLHYWTYLGSLTTPPLHESVIWIVLKEPITVSEKQLGKFRMLLFTGEEEDQRIRMENNYRTPQPLKDRKVRSSN; translated from the exons ATGACGGGAAATAACTGGGGATACGGAAAAAAAGACG GTCCTTCAGTGTGGCACAAAAACTTCCCAGTTGCCGAGGGGAGTAGGCAGTCTCCTATTGATATCGTCCCTCATCAGACTTCACATGACCCCAGCCTGGGACCCATTCTCCTCAACTATGATCACTGTTCCTCCATAAACATTTCCAACAATGGGCACTCTGTTGCGGTCACCTTTGATGACTCGGATGACCGTTCAG TGATCCAGGGAGGCCCTCTGGACAATCCATACAGACTACAACAGTTTCACTTCCACTGGGGTGAAAAAGGCTGCCATGGCTCCGAGCACACTGTTGCAGGGAACAGCTATGTGTCAGAG CTTCATTTGGTTCATTGGAATGCAGTTAAGTACAAGACATTTGGCGAGGCGGCAGCAGCTCCAGATGGACTTGCTGTCCTGGGCATCTTTTTGGAA ACTGGCGACGAACACAGATGGCTCCACACAATAACGGATGCACTCTACATGGTGAAGTTTAAG GGGACTGTCACAGATTTCAAAAGTTTCAACCCAAAGTGCCTCCTGCCCAGCAGCCTCCACTATTGGACCTACCTCGGATCACTGACCACACCCCCACTTCATGAAAGTGTCATCTGGATTGTCCTGAAAGAGCCAATCACAGTGTCTGAAAAACAG CTGGGCAAGTTCCGAATGCTTCTGTTCACTGGAGAAGAGGAGGACCAGAGGATACGTATGGAAAACAACTACAGGACTCCTCAGCCGCTGAAAGACAGAAAAGTGCGTTCATCTAATTAA